The Flavobacteriales bacterium genome segment CCCGTGAACCATTTTCAAACCACCAGGTCCAGTGACCGGTGCGCACATCGTTGGTCCACTCACCCTTTACCTTCATATTTCCGTTATCATACCAATAGGTAAAAGGTCCTTCCTTCACTCCATTGACATAATGAACGGATTGTGTTTGCTGACCGCCTTCGGAAAACCTTTGGAGTTCACCATTCAGTTTGCCATCGGCATAAGGTTTTTTCCATTGTATTTTTCCGTTCGGGTGCTTTTCTTCCAACACGCCGTTTCCATCCTTGATCCATTGTTTCCCATCTGCATCCCACCATGCGAGTAATTGATCCTGCTCATTATCCACATACTTCACTTCATCCCGGGGCTGTCCGTTGGAATACCACCTTTTCCAGATACCGCTTTGGAGTCCCATTTGAAAGGCACCTTCCTGCTCGGGTTTCCCATCCTCATACCATAATTTGAATGGACCGTTAAGGGTATCATTGAGGAAGGTTCCTTCATTTTCCTTGTTGCCGTTTTCATACCAGTTTACATAACTCCCGTTTCTCTTCCCGAGATGGTATGATTCTACACTTTTTTGTTTTGCGTTATCATACCAGGTTTGCCAGGTACTGTCTGCCAGTCCATTGACAAAGATTTGTTTTTCCGATACCGTGCCATTGCTGTAAAAGTAGGTCCAGGTGCTGTCTGCCTTCCCCCGGTTAAAGTGTTCGATGCTTCTCAAGGCTCCTCCTTTGTACCAGGTTTTCCATAAGCCTGTTTCCCGTCCTTCCTCGAAGCGTCCCTGTTTCATGGGTTTACCGTTCTCATGCCAACTGGTGTACGAACCATGTTGTACGCCGTTCTTGAATTCTATTTCGCTCTTGGGATTTCCGTTCTCCCACTTGGTGGTTACCTTTTGCGCCTGAAGAGGAGCTATTGCTGCCAGGATCAGGAGCATCAGATTGAAAATGATTCGCTGCATCACGTTTGCTATTTAATATTCAAATGTAAGGATCATTGAATTTGTTGCAGATTACCACGGCAATAAATTACCCCCAAGCCATTGTTAGTATTGAAACCTGCGGCTTTCCTCCCGATGTATTAACGTCCATATCCTGCGTCCTACATTTCGAATACCTTATCTTTACGGCACGATTCCGGAGCAGGGCAATCATTCATCCGGCGAATTGCAAACCAGATAACCATGAAAAAGATCATCAGCTACTTTCTGCAAGGACTGCTTTACACCGCACCTATGGCCATTACCGTTTATGCGGTGATCATAGCTGTACAGTTCCTTGACCATCTGTTGCCCATGGATATTCCCGGGGTTGGTATTGCCATTCTGCTCACCAGTATCACACTGATCGGATACTTTACGACTTCATACCTGGCTCAGTCTCTTATTGAACGGATGGAGAACCTCCTGACACGAACACCTCTTATCAAGCTCATTTATACTTCCATCAAAGATCTTCTCGCCGCATTTGTAGGAAAGGAGAAGCGATTTGATCAACCCGTACTGGTGAAGGTAAGCAAGGATTCCGCGTTGCATAAGCTTGGTTTCATCACCCAATCGGATTTGTCTGCCTTGAACATAGACGGCAACATGGTAGCGGTCTACCTGCCACACTCATATGCATTCTCCGGAAACCTTTTCATCGTTCCGTCGGAGCAGGTAACCATCGTTTCCGCAAACCCGGCACAGGTCATGAAGTTTATTGTCTCCGGCGGCGTATCCGGATATGACGAATTGGTTGATAAGCCCAGTGATACAGCCACATCTACCAAAAAATAACGCCCGTGTCATGGAAATTTCTTAAGTTTAAGGAATGCACGTAACTATCCCAACCTACCTTTTATGAAAAGATCCCTACGCATCATCGCACTGATCACGCTGTCATACACCGCTGTTTTCAGTCAGAAAATAAAGGTCTCAGAAACCTCTACCAAGATAAACGGAGGAAGCCACAACGCCCTGGTTGTAACCATGAATGATGTAAGTCCGGATGACGTTGAAAAGGAATGGAAGTCCCTGATGAAAGGATACAAAGCCAAGGTTTCTTCCAAAGATGAGGTGTTTGCAGACAATGCGCTCATTAAATCCATATCGGAAAACACCCTGGACATTTATGCCATCGCGCAGAAGAAGGACAATACCGTGACGCTTTACGTAGCAGTGGATATGGGTGGTGCCTACATGTCGTCTGCCAATCACCCTACCGAATACAAGGTCATGGAAAAGATCGTTTATGATTTTGCCGTGAAAACAATGAGAGAGACCATTGCCAACGAG includes the following:
- a CDS encoding toxin-antitoxin system YwqK family antitoxin; amino-acid sequence: MQRIIFNLMLLILAAIAPLQAQKVTTKWENGNPKSEIEFKNGVQHGSYTSWHENGKPMKQGRFEEGRETGLWKTWYKGGALRSIEHFNRGKADSTWTYFYSNGTVSEKQIFVNGLADSTWQTWYDNAKQKSVESYHLGKRNGSYVNWYENGNKENEGTFLNDTLNGPFKLWYEDGKPEQEGAFQMGLQSGIWKRWYSNGQPRDEVKYVDNEQDQLLAWWDADGKQWIKDGNGVLEEKHPNGKIQWKKPYADGKLNGELQRFSEGGQQTQSVHYVNGVKEGPFTYWYDNGNMKVKGEWTNDVRTGHWTWWFENGSRDMMGGFKDGKRNGIWHFGYDDGGRKSKGAFKDDMQDSLWTFWYRNGEKWKEGSYKQDLKTGKWTWWYEDGPKMQEGDFNNDKEQGEWTSWYQNGQMKDKGSFNQGRLHGDWQGWFDNGKQNYAGQYNDQIKTGTWTYWYQNGNKEIEGSYKEGVQDGVWTYWFENGKTKSVERFANGRKHGTCEYWHENGNKFQEDNYKDGRLNGMRITYYEYGNQVRNKGPYKDGVQDGVHEYFDEKGKLVKKIRFKNGVKVTQE
- a CDS encoding DUF502 domain-containing protein, with the translated sequence MKKIISYFLQGLLYTAPMAITVYAVIIAVQFLDHLLPMDIPGVGIAILLTSITLIGYFTTSYLAQSLIERMENLLTRTPLIKLIYTSIKDLLAAFVGKEKRFDQPVLVKVSKDSALHKLGFITQSDLSALNIDGNMVAVYLPHSYAFSGNLFIVPSEQVTIVSANPAQVMKFIVSGGVSGYDELVDKPSDTATSTKK